The genomic window AGGTTCGACTCCTCGATGGAGCCCGACAGCATCATCTCGCTCATGGCCCGCGGAGAGGTCGTGCCCGAGCCGACCCACTGGGTGACGGTGCCCGAGGGTCTCAGGCTCGAGGAGACGCTCCCGCTGCTGTCGGAGCACCTCGACATGCCGCTCGACAGCCTGGAGGCGGCCGCCTGCGACGATTCGCTCCTCTCGGAACTCGGGCTGACATCCCTCGAGGGATTCCTCTTCCCCGAGACCTACGAGTTCGCCGATTCGCTCCCCGCAAGGTCGGTCCTGGCCAGGATGGTGCGCACCGGGCTCGAACGCCGCGATTCCTCATGGCTCGCCCGGGTCGAGGGTCTGGGGCTTTCGGGCGGATCGGCCGTAGTGCTGGCCTCGATCGTCGAGAGGGAGGCGAGGATCGACGAGGAGAGGCCCCTGGTCGCCGGAGTCTTCCTGAACAGGCTCTCGGCGGGCATGAGGCTCGAGAGCTGCGCCACGGTCCAGTATGCGCTGGGGGCGGTCAGGGAGAGGCTGACCTACGCCGACCTCCGGATCGAGAGCCCCTACAACACCTACCTGCATCCCGGCCTTCCTCCCGGACCCATCTGCTCTCCCGGGATGCCGTCGCTCGAGGCCGTGGCGAACCCCGACATGTCGGAGGGATACATGTACTTCGTCAGCAGGGAGGACGGATCCGGGGGGCACCTCTTCGCACGCACGCTGGCCGGGCACTACGCCAACATCAGGGAGGCGAGGTCGGGACAGCATTGACGGGGTGATGCCCGATCGTATCTTGACCATGTGATGGATTGCCGGAAAGGATGGGGGTAATGGGCGACGAGGAAAGGAAACTGGGCTTCCTGGAGAAGGCCATCAGGCTGATCCCGGGATACAAGGGCTACAAGAACAAGGAGGAGCGGAGGGACAACGACCAGCTCTTCAGGGGCCAGCTCGTCCAGAAGCTCGATGCCGTAAGGATCGGTCTCAACGAGGTCATCAACGGCCTCAGGGGTCCGGCCGCCCTCGCTGCCGCGGGCGACATGGACAGGCTGGTCAAGAGGCTCGAGCAGGTCACGGACGAGGTCCGCTTCGCCGAGAGGGGCTACCGCGGCTGGTTCGACATGCACAAGGTGCGCGAGGAGGAACTCGACAGGCTGTACGAGTTCGACTCCGGCCTCGCCGAGGACGTGGCTCTGCTCGAAACCGCCCTGGGCTCCCTGGGCGAGGCCGCCAGGAGCGGAGAGCCGTTCACCGCCCACACCGGGGGCATGCTCGACATCCTGTTCAAATTCAGCGGCAAGATGGCTTCGCGGAGCAACCTCCTGATAGATCTCGAACGCAACAGGCCGATGGACTGAAGGAACCGGGAGGGGACCGAAGATGGTCAAGAAGCTTGAGATCATCGAGTGGCTCGATGATACCGGCAAGGAGATAGTCCACAGGGAGCCCCAGTCGGGCTCCGGCGAGTTCCGGATCGGCAGCCAGCTCGTCGTGAGAGAGAGCCAGGAGGCCGTCTTCTTCAGGGACGGCAAGGCCATGGGCGTGCTGGGACCGGGGCGCCACACCCTGACCACCCAGAACATCCCCTTCCTGACGGAGCTCGTCGGGATGGCCTTCGAGGGAGAGGGCTCGCCCTTCCGGGCGGAGGTCTACTACGTAAGCAAGAAGACCTTCGTCGACATGAAGTGGGGCACCAAGGAGCCGATCATATTCCGCGACAAGGAACTGGCCATGGTCCGGCTCCGGGCCTTCGGCCAGTTCTCCATAAAGGTGAACGAGAGCCTGCTCTTCGTGAACAAGCTCGTCGGCACCGAGGGGCGATATACCGCCGACGCGATCGAGGGCTTCCTCAAGGGCGTGATCATCTCCCGCCTGGCGGACCTCCTGGGCGAGACCCTCGAGAGCATCTTCGACCTCGCCAGGGTCTACGACGAGATAGGAACCCTCGGCAAGGCCAGGCTCGCCGACGACTTCGAGAAGTACGGCATCCAGCTCGTCGACTTCTACATCAACGCCATCACGCCGCCCGAGGAGGTCCAGAAGAGGATCGACGAGCGCTCCTCCATGGGCGCGCTGGGCGACATGAACGCCTACATGCGCTACAAGACGGCCACGGCCATCAGCGATGCGGCCCAGAACGAGTCGGGCGGCGGCGGGGCGGCCACCGGCGTCGGGCTCGGAGCCGGGGTCGGCATGGGCGCGACCATGGCCCAGATGATGACCCAGTCGCTCAACCAGGGCCAGCCCCAGCAGGGCGCCGCGGCTGCGGCCGCCCTCGTGGTCTGCCCTTCGTGCAGGAAGCAGGTTCCCCCGGCGAAGTTCTGCCCCGAGTGCGGCAAGGCAATGGGCGCAAGCTGCCCCAAGTGCGGCGCCGCCATCGCCAACGGGGCGAAGTTCTGCCCCGAGTGCGGGCAGAAGCTGGGCGGGCAGACCTGCTCGTGCGGCGCGGAGATACCTTCCGGCAGCAAGTTCTGCCCGGACTGCGGCAAGAAGGTCGAGTAGCACAGAAGTGCCCCCGACCGTCCACGGGCTGCTGGAGGCGGCCGCTTCCGCCAGAGGCGGGGCGATCGCACTGCGAGACGATGCGGGCAGCCTTTCCTACGCCGACTGGGAGGCGGCCAGCCTGAACCTGGCCGCCCTCCTCGCCGAGGCCGGCGTCAGGAAGGGCGACACCGTGGGTGTCTCGTGCGGCAAGACCGTGCTCCTGCCGGTTTCTTTCACCGCTGTTTCGCTCGCCGGGGCGCGGTTCATGGCATTCTCCGGCGACTGGCCCGAGCCCGCGGCCAGGCGGATGCTCCCGCCCTCCCCGAGGTCGTGGCTGCTGTCCTTCGACGGGCCGGGGACGGTTCCCGCCGGGGTCAGACACCTGAGATTCCAGCCTTCGGAGGCGCTCGGAGGGCGGAGGACCCCCGCCGACCTCCCGGAGATCGATTCCGGCGACGATTTCTACATGAACGTGACATCGGCCTCCACAGGGCTTCCCAAGATCGCGCCCATCACCCATGACGCCCTCCTGGCCAACACCGGGGCGGTGTGCGAGGCGCTCGGACTGCGCGGCGACGATGTCCACATGTCGCTCTTCTCGGCCTCCGGGCACCCCCATGAACTCTTCATCAGGGGCCTCTACCTCGGGGGCACCACCGTACTGACCGAGGGCAGGTACCCCCGCAGCGCGCTCCGGCTCATCTCCGACGCCCGCGTGACTGCACTGATGGGTCTCCCTCCCCAGCTCGACGGTCTCGCGAGGGTCTGCAGCCGCGAGGACGCCGACCTTTCGGGGCTCCGGATCGCCGAAGCCGGCGGCATGCACTCCTCCCCCGGGTTTCTCGCGCGGTTCCATGAACTGACCGGCGTGGACGCAGTACCGGTATGGGGCAGCACGGAGACCTCGGGAGTGGCGCTGTACGGCGACGCCAACGCCGAAGGGCTGTCGAGGGTGGTGGGGGGCTATTCGGTGGAGCTCGCCGATCCCGGAGGTTCGATCATCGGAGGCGACGGGGAGGGCGAGCTGAGGATCGCCGGCCCGGCGGTCGTCAGAGGCTATGCAGGTGACAGGATGTCCACCGAGGAGCACTTCAGGGACGGCTGGTTCCTCACCGGCGACGTGTTCAGGCGGGAATCGGGAGTCCTGCACTTCCTGGGGCGCAGGGGCGGGCTGATCAAGTCGGCAGGCCTCAAGGTCTTCCCCCTCGAGGTGGAGCTGGCCATCCTGAGACACCCCGACGTACTCGACACGGCCGTCTCCGGCGAGGATTTCCCGGGCAGGGGGGAGACGGTGGTCGCGAGGGTCGTCCCGAGGCCGGGCAGCGACCTCTCGTCGCCGTCGCTCCGGGAGTTCCTCAGGGGCATCCTCGACGGCTACAAGATCCCTCACAAGTTCCACATGGTTCCCGACCTGCCGAGGACCCCGGGCGGGAAGATCGACAGGAATGCCCTTGGTTCCCCGCCATCCTCGGCCGACTGGAAGGGCGAGATCCTGAGAACGGATGTGGAACTCGTCAGGCTCCTCAACCACAGGGCCTCGTCCATGGCCCTCTCCGGGCAGGCGTACGATCCCGGCTGGGTGGAGGAGCAGCTCGACAACGCGGCCGGTCACAATCCCGGCCCCGTCTCGGACGATACCATAAGGTCGATCATGTCCTTCATCATCCGGTCCGTGGCCAGGCGATGAGCGCCATGAGAGTCGTCGTGAGGGTCGGAAGGGATTCCGCGGTCACCCCGGTGGATTTCGGCGGGGGGGCTCCGGTTCTGATAGCCGGGCCGTGCGCCGTCGAGGATCTGCCGATGATGAGGGAGTGCGCGGGCGCCGCCCGCATCGCCGGTGCCGGGCTCCTCAGGGGCGGCGCGTTCAAACCGCGGACATCCCCGCATTCGTTCCAGGGTCTCGGGGCCGAGGGGCTCTCGATCCTGTCGGAAGTCCGGGCCGAGGCGGGGCTGCCGGTCGTGACCGAGGTCATGTCCTGCGCCCAGATAGGCCCCGCCCTCGAGGCCGTGGACATGCTCCAGGTCGGGGCCAGGAACATGCACAACTTCACGCTCCTGTCCGAGCTCGGGCGGTCAGGGGCCCCGGTGCTGCTCAAGCGAGGATTCATGGCCACCGTCGAGGAATGGCTGCTGGCTGCCGAGTACATACTGACCGAGGGCAATTCGCGGGTCGTGCTGTGCGAGCGGGGGATAAGGACCTTCGAGCCCTGGACGCGCAACACGCTCGACCTCTCGGCGGTGCCTCTGGCCAGGTCGAGGTCCGGCCTGCCGGTGATCGTCGACCCGTGCCACGCCACGGGCAGCCGCGACCTCGTCGGACCCATGTGCCATGCCGCCCTGGCATGCGGTGCGGACGGGCTGATGCTGGAGATACACCCCGATCCGGCCCGCGCCAGATCCGACGGCGACCAGTCGCTCGGATTCGAGGATTTCCGCGCGCTCGCGGCCGACCTGGCCGAGACCGCCGCTTTCTTCTGCAGTCACAGACAGGGAGGTTGAAGTGCATCTGGGCATCCTGACCGGCGGAGGAGACGCCCCCGGGCTCAACGCCGTGATCCGCGCCGTAGTCTACAGGGCGGTGGCGGGAGGGCATTCCGTGACGGGATTCCAGCGCGGTTGGAAGGGCGTCATAGAGAACCTCTCCAGGCCGCTCGGCATCGAGGATGTGCGCGACATCCAGAAACTGGGCGGCACGATCCTCCATTCCTCGCGCACCAATCCGTTCAAGATCGAGAACGGCCTCGGGATGATCGCCGCGACTCTGTCGTCCCATGCCGTCGACTGCCTCATCGCGGTCGGGGGGGAGGACACGCTCGGGGTCGCCAGCAGGCTGTCCGCCTCGGGAACCCGCGTGCTCGGAGTCCCCAAGACGATAGACAACGACCTCAACGCCACCGACTACACCTTCGGGTTCGACACCGCCATCAACTCCGTGACGGAAGCCCTGGACAGGCTCGAGACCACGGCCAGGAGCCACGAGCGCGTGATCGTGGTGGAGATCATGGGTCGCCACGCGGGATGGATGGCGCTCCACGGAGGCATAGCCGGAGGGGCCCACGTGATCCTTCTCCCCGAGGAGCCGTTCGATACCGACGAGATCTGTGCTCTCCTGAAGAGGCGCTTCGACGAGGGCCGGAGATGGGCGCTGGTGGCGGTGGCCGAAGGGGCCTCCGACCCCGGGCTCTCCAGGCAGATCATGCATTCCAGCGAACCCGACGCGTTCGGTCACGTGCAGCTCGGCACGGGCATCGGCATAGCCGAGGTGCTCGCCGGGGAGATAGAGCAGAGGAGCGGGCTCGAGACCAGGCACGTGATCCTCGGGCACCTGCAGCGGGGCGGCCCTCCCAGCGCCTTCGACAGGGTGCTCGGCACCAGGCTCGGAGTCAAGGTGGTGGAGATGGCCGAGGAGGGGGCCACCGGGCGGATGGCCTCCCTCATGGGCGGGGAGATAGTGTCCGTGGATCTCGCCGAGGCGGTAGGCACCCTCAGGACCGTGCCGCCCGACAGGTATGCCATGGCCAAACTTTTCTTCGGATAGGGCGGAGGATACCATGAGAGTAGCCATCAACGGCTTCGGGAGGATCGGGAGGCTCGTCTGCCGCAGGGCGGCCGGGATCGGCGGCATCGAGATAGTTGCGGTCAACGACGTGACGGACCCCGCCACGCTCGCCCACCTGCTGAAGTACGATTCGGTGCACGGCAGGTTCCGGGGCGAGGTCGCGGTCGAGGGGGATTCCATCAGGGCAGGCGGATCGTCCTTCCGGGTGCTGAGCGTCAAGGACCCCGCCGCCCTCCCGTGGAAGGACATGGGCGTAGACATCGTGGTCGAGGCCACGGGCCTGTTCACCGCGCGCGACAAGGCCGCGGCGCACCTTTCCGCCGGCGCCCGCAGGGTCCTCGTGAGCGCTCCGGCGAAGGGAGCCGACCTGACCGCCGTGATGGGGGTCAACAACCACAGGTACGATCCCGCGTCGCATTTCGTGGTCTCGACCGCGAGCTGCACCACCAACTGCCTCGCGCCGGTCGCGAAGGTGCTCAACGACTCGTTCGGGATCGTGACCGGGCTGATGACGACGATACACGCCTACACCAACGACCAGAGGATCCTCGACCTCCCTCACAAGGACAGGAGGCGGGCGCGGGCTGCCGCCGTCAACGTGATCCCGACCACCACGGGCGCCGCGGCGGCGATAGGGGAGGTCATACCCGAGCTGAAGGGCAGGCTCGACGGCTTCGCCGTTCGCGTACCGGTACCGGACGGCTCGCTGGTCGACCTCACCTGCAGGCTCGAGAACCCCGTCACGGTCGAGTCCGTCAACGAAGCGATGAGGGCGGCCGCATCCGGCCCTCTCTCCGGGGTGCTCGAGTACAGCACCGAACCCCTGGTCTCGTCCGACATCGTGGGCAACCCGGCCAGCTCGGTCTTCGACTCCGAGTTCACCCGGGTCGTGGGCGAGAAGACCGTGAAGGTCATCTCCTGGTACGACAACGAATGGGGCTACTCCTGCCGCATGGTGGACATGCTGAAGCACATGGGCGAGGCCGGGCTGTGAGCCGCCCGTCTCTTGCCGAAGCGGACCTGTCCGGCAGGAGGGTCTTCCTCAGGGCCGACCTGAACGTCCCGATCGAATCTGGCCGGGTCGCGGACGACACCCGGATCCGTGCCGTCATCCCGACGATGACGACAATCCTGGGGCGCGGAGCGGCTCTGGTGGTGGCCAGCCACCTCGGGAGGCCCGACGGGAGGGTGGTTCCTGAGATGAGCCTCGCCCCCGTGGCCGAGAGGCTGTCGGAACTGCTGGGGCGGAGGGTCGTGATGGCCCCTGACTGCGTGGGGAAGCGCGTGGAGTCGATCGTATCCGCGATGAAGCCCGGAGATGTCGTCCTCCTCGAGAACCTCCGCTTCCATCCCGGCGAAGAGGCCGGAGACCCGGGCTTCGCCGGGGAACTCGCCGCTCTGGCCGATGTGTACGTCAACGACGCCTTCGGAACCTGCCACAGGGCCCACGCTTCGATGACGGGCGTCCCGTCCGTGCTCGGGGGCGGGTATGCCGGCCTGCTGGTAATGAAGGAGCTCGACTTCTTCGGCAGGGCGACCGGCAGCCCCGAGAGGCCGTTCACCCTCCTTCTCGGCGGGGCGAAGGTGTCGGACAAGGTCCCTGTGATCGAGAACCTCATAGACAAGGTCGATTCGATACTG from Candidatus Fermentibacter sp. includes these protein-coding regions:
- the mltG gene encoding endolytic transglycosylase MltG, which gives rise to MRRSCLLLPALLAAVAAAGVLALSWASGAPGGGREVLFTVQEGWGAARIAGALSDSGLVRSRLYVLARARMLGVSTMFQAGTYRFDSSMEPDSIISLMARGEVVPEPTHWVTVPEGLRLEETLPLLSEHLDMPLDSLEAAACDDSLLSELGLTSLEGFLFPETYEFADSLPARSVLARMVRTGLERRDSSWLARVEGLGLSGGSAVVLASIVEREARIDEERPLVAGVFLNRLSAGMRLESCATVQYALGAVRERLTYADLRIESPYNTYLHPGLPPGPICSPGMPSLEAVANPDMSEGYMYFVSREDGSGGHLFARTLAGHYANIREARSGQH
- a CDS encoding SPFH domain-containing protein, with translation MVKKLEIIEWLDDTGKEIVHREPQSGSGEFRIGSQLVVRESQEAVFFRDGKAMGVLGPGRHTLTTQNIPFLTELVGMAFEGEGSPFRAEVYYVSKKTFVDMKWGTKEPIIFRDKELAMVRLRAFGQFSIKVNESLLFVNKLVGTEGRYTADAIEGFLKGVIISRLADLLGETLESIFDLARVYDEIGTLGKARLADDFEKYGIQLVDFYINAITPPEEVQKRIDERSSMGALGDMNAYMRYKTATAISDAAQNESGGGGAATGVGLGAGVGMGATMAQMMTQSLNQGQPQQGAAAAAALVVCPSCRKQVPPAKFCPECGKAMGASCPKCGAAIANGAKFCPECGQKLGGQTCSCGAEIPSGSKFCPDCGKKVE
- a CDS encoding AMP-binding protein, yielding MPPTVHGLLEAAASARGGAIALRDDAGSLSYADWEAASLNLAALLAEAGVRKGDTVGVSCGKTVLLPVSFTAVSLAGARFMAFSGDWPEPAARRMLPPSPRSWLLSFDGPGTVPAGVRHLRFQPSEALGGRRTPADLPEIDSGDDFYMNVTSASTGLPKIAPITHDALLANTGAVCEALGLRGDDVHMSLFSASGHPHELFIRGLYLGGTTVLTEGRYPRSALRLISDARVTALMGLPPQLDGLARVCSREDADLSGLRIAEAGGMHSSPGFLARFHELTGVDAVPVWGSTETSGVALYGDANAEGLSRVVGGYSVELADPGGSIIGGDGEGELRIAGPAVVRGYAGDRMSTEEHFRDGWFLTGDVFRRESGVLHFLGRRGGLIKSAGLKVFPLEVELAILRHPDVLDTAVSGEDFPGRGETVVARVVPRPGSDLSSPSLREFLRGILDGYKIPHKFHMVPDLPRTPGGKIDRNALGSPPSSADWKGEILRTDVELVRLLNHRASSMALSGQAYDPGWVEEQLDNAAGHNPGPVSDDTIRSIMSFIIRSVARR
- the aroF gene encoding 3-deoxy-7-phosphoheptulonate synthase gives rise to the protein MRVVVRVGRDSAVTPVDFGGGAPVLIAGPCAVEDLPMMRECAGAARIAGAGLLRGGAFKPRTSPHSFQGLGAEGLSILSEVRAEAGLPVVTEVMSCAQIGPALEAVDMLQVGARNMHNFTLLSELGRSGAPVLLKRGFMATVEEWLLAAEYILTEGNSRVVLCERGIRTFEPWTRNTLDLSAVPLARSRSGLPVIVDPCHATGSRDLVGPMCHAALACGADGLMLEIHPDPARARSDGDQSLGFEDFRALAADLAETAAFFCSHRQGG
- a CDS encoding ATP-dependent 6-phosphofructokinase, which encodes MHLGILTGGGDAPGLNAVIRAVVYRAVAGGHSVTGFQRGWKGVIENLSRPLGIEDVRDIQKLGGTILHSSRTNPFKIENGLGMIAATLSSHAVDCLIAVGGEDTLGVASRLSASGTRVLGVPKTIDNDLNATDYTFGFDTAINSVTEALDRLETTARSHERVIVVEIMGRHAGWMALHGGIAGGAHVILLPEEPFDTDEICALLKRRFDEGRRWALVAVAEGASDPGLSRQIMHSSEPDAFGHVQLGTGIGIAEVLAGEIEQRSGLETRHVILGHLQRGGPPSAFDRVLGTRLGVKVVEMAEEGATGRMASLMGGEIVSVDLAEAVGTLRTVPPDRYAMAKLFFG
- the gap gene encoding type I glyceraldehyde-3-phosphate dehydrogenase, with amino-acid sequence MRVAINGFGRIGRLVCRRAAGIGGIEIVAVNDVTDPATLAHLLKYDSVHGRFRGEVAVEGDSIRAGGSSFRVLSVKDPAALPWKDMGVDIVVEATGLFTARDKAAAHLSAGARRVLVSAPAKGADLTAVMGVNNHRYDPASHFVVSTASCTTNCLAPVAKVLNDSFGIVTGLMTTIHAYTNDQRILDLPHKDRRRARAAAVNVIPTTTGAAAAIGEVIPELKGRLDGFAVRVPVPDGSLVDLTCRLENPVTVESVNEAMRAAASGPLSGVLEYSTEPLVSSDIVGNPASSVFDSEFTRVVGEKTVKVISWYDNEWGYSCRMVDMLKHMGEAGL
- a CDS encoding phosphoglycerate kinase; its protein translation is MSRPSLAEADLSGRRVFLRADLNVPIESGRVADDTRIRAVIPTMTTILGRGAALVVASHLGRPDGRVVPEMSLAPVAERLSELLGRRVVMAPDCVGKRVESIVSAMKPGDVVLLENLRFHPGEEAGDPGFAGELAALADVYVNDAFGTCHRAHASMTGVPSVLGGGYAGLLVMKELDFFGRATGSPERPFTLLLGGAKVSDKVPVIENLIDKVDSILVGGGMAFTFLAAAGMDVGRSLLEKEMVGTAATLAAKARDAGVDLVLPVDVVVAPSPDAGASAVTVPSDAIPPDRAGYDIGPLTGAAFSSVIARSRTVVWNGPMGLFEKTPFDAGTRGMAAALAAATKLGAVTIVGGGDSARAVSEAGFENDVSFVSTGGGVALKLLQGKELVALKALGRG